The genomic segment CACATGGACTATAGGTAGGCACTTCAGGCTAGaatgagaatatggagaaaaatgCAGCTCCAGTTATATGAGAATTTCACTAAGAAAATACTGTGATGAAACCCAAAAGGCTGATTTAGTTCTGGAAGTCAAATTACTTCTCAAATAGCAGTGTTCAATAGAACTTTCtgaaatgatggaaatgttctatacctGTGATATTCAATACGGTAGCCACTGGGTATATGAAACTATTGAGTATTGCGTATATAGCAAGTACAAccgaggaactgaatttttaattttatttcattttaatcaatttaattttaaatttaaatagccacatataGCTACCATACTGAGTGGCATAGCAAAGGTCCAACAGAATCCTGTTGTTCTTTATTAGTCACAAAACACATAATGAAAGAAGAATCCTTTCTTTAAATATGAAGAacattacatttttctttgtaacctgtatatatacatgtatgtacacaGAAATGTTGTATGTGGTATGGTTCCATAAGAAGCTAAATCAGAATAAACCTAGATTAACCATTTTCTGGGCTCAATCTGAAAATGCATTCACCCAAGATGAACCAGAAACCACCTTGACCTTCTGAACTATAGACAAAGTGAGACACAGCAACTGCAGGGCTGAGCTGACTGCTCTTAGGCCTGCCTTCATCTTAAGCTTAGACCAGCTCTGGGCTCTGGAAGGCATGCTGTTCTTTCAGTGGTACTCATGATAGAATCAATGAGCACAGATAAGGATGTTCCTAATTTTAGACTGTCCCTAAGTTTCCCCTAAGTGTAATAAGTAGTAGAGGCCTGTATAACAGTCAAATTACAgatttttagggaattccctggctgtccagcggTTAGGGCTTGgccctttcactgctgtggcgcaggtttgatccctggtcagggaactaggattcagcaagctgtgcagtgcagccaaaaaaaaaaaaaaaaaggttatagaTTTCTCACTGGATTCTAGACCTAGAAATCCAGACACATTCCAATTTATTCCTACCCTGacacaatgaagaaaagtgaGAGACAACCTAATACCAAAACAGGTTTATTGGTTATTATACACAAAAAAAGTCAGCAACTTGCAAGTATTCAATATAAAAAGGGCTTGGTACAAGCTACCTTCCTTGCACCCTAAGTAAGCATACCAATTCCAGGCAAACAGAGTGGAATCAAACTTCACGTTTACATAATAAACATACTCTAAAGAAGCCCCTGCTCTGTTAGGGAAATGGACAAAACTCTGTAAAAGtaaatggaatgaaaataaattaaaactgggATACTGATTCCTGTAATAACATAAACTATCGCTTGTCTATGACATAAGACAgaccaaacatttaaaatttaaaaataaagttagtatttttcagctttattgaggtataactgaaaAAGTTAGtatcttaaaatggaaaaaagtactGGTAAAGTTGTCAGGTACCAATGTTTTTTTAACTTATGGCTAGGAGTTTTACCAACCCCCTTCaaaccaaaaaatacaaaaaatttaaaagaagaatctATATGATTTTTCCAGACACTAAGTCCAAAATTTTTCCCTTCTTCAAATCCTTTAAACCCACATTATGAGAAATAATTCAGCCTGGCCACAGTGATATAATCAGAAAACTTACTTTTTCCATTATTCAACTTATTCATTCCCATCCTAATCAAATTCCAGGAATATAGGAGTAAGCAAGAGGATATAATTTTCCCCGAAGCTGTGACTGAGGCAAAACTGAATTTACAACATGAGAAACTTAAGCACTGAGGAAGGCCCTGATGGCAGAGGAAATAAATCACGTTTACTGGCCTCCAGAACAAACTGCAGATCTCTAAGGCAGATTGGGAGACTCTGGATTCATCCAGGAATCAGTCTTCTCCAAAGCTGGGCAGGGAGGAAGTGTGGGAAGCACAGCTTttctaaaaggatgaaaaatgtcACTTGGAGACACTCTGGTTtcctgaggaagagaaggagacacTGAAACATCTTGTTTTGTACATTTTAGATCTTCCTTGTTTTCCACCATCAGTAACTGTTCTATCTCCTCTTTCAAAGATAAATTTGTCTGAAACTCTTGTTTAGGTATCTTGAGGTATTCTTTTTGAGTTATTCTCTGGTCCTTAAACCCCTCTGACTCAGGGCAAATTCGTTTGTTACTGGAATCCTCACTGACTTCTTCCTTTATGGGAGGTAGATGTTGAGGTTCCGTTGTGGTTTGTTTACTCTTAGATTCTTCTTTCAGCAAATTTTCATCCTCATGAGATGTAAAATTTGGAGCTTTATCAAGCCtagaatttttataaagtaaGAAACCTCTtacttttccctctttccctgctGTCTCTGTCACAGACTTCTTTGGCTGTAGTACTGTCCTTATTAGGAGTCCTTGTGCATTTACTCTATATTCTTTTGCAGCTCTCTCTCTGCGCTGCCTCTGGAAGTCCTTGAGTTGAAGCAGTTCCTCTGGGAGCTCCATACACGTAggctaagaaaagaaaatgaatataagtCTACTATAACTAAACTTTTGAATATGGTCCTTAAAATCACTTCTGCTATACTTAACAGTATAGCAAGGGTCTATTCAAATGTGTTCTTATAGCACCCTCTAGTGTCTTCAATGATAGTAGTACTAGTTTTCgagtaatttaaatattttgaatccagttttgtgtgtatgttgtgcatgtgtgtttgtataaAGATTATAAAATGGAAAGTAAGGGTCCATTCCAACCTCATCCCAACTGCCTTAGCAGGTGTATCCTCTAAAAAGCAGCTTCTTGTGTAGCATCCAGAAACAGTGTTTGCATATATGATCcctttctaaatatttatcttttcattggattacatttttcaatttttattttccccaactttttattttgattactctttctaaaattattttatacaaaCGGtaacataatactatatattCTTCTTCCTGATTCTTCTTGATTTTTCCTACTAAAAAATCTGTCTTGGAGATTTCTCAATATTGGCAATTTTAATGGCtgtctggatgtaccataatttgtttaaccAAACCCTTatggatggatatttgggttgttttcagtattttttcattaCATAAATGCTACAATAAGGAATATATTGAGAAAATGTCCTCTTTGTTACATGAGGCAAATAATTGTTCACAGGTTGTTTGCCCTTTGACTTTGTTCACATTATTTTCaccatacaaaattttaaaagtcaagtttATTCATCTTTTATGAGTTCTGAGTATTTCTGAGTTGCATAGAAAAGCATTCCCTtataaaactcaatagcaaaaaagcaaatactctAATTTAAAAGTGAGCGAAGGACCTGAataaacaattttccaaagacGATATttagatggccaataggtacatgaaaaggtgctcgaCATCactagttatcagggaaatgcaaatcaaaaccacgatgagatatTATTAACACTTGttaagatggctattatcaaaaagagagataacaagtgctggtaagaatgtgaagaaaacagaactcatatactgttgatgggaatgtagcTACCATGGAAAACTgtgtggtggttcctcaaaaaattaaaaatagaactattatatggtccagcaatcccacgtctgggtacatatctgaaggatatgaaaacacaaagagaCACGTACATTCCCTTGTTCactgcattattcacaatagtcacaATATGTAAACAACCcgtgtctatcaacagataaatggataaagatgtggtgtatacatacatacaatagaatattattcagccataaaaaagaaggaacattATGTCTTGCAACAATATGTTtgaacctggagggtattatgctaagtgaaataagccagataaagacaatactgcatggtatcacttgtatatgaaatcttaaaaaaaaaaatctgatttcataaaaacagagaatagaatggtggttcccAGAGGCTGACagaagagggaaatggggagagggtacaaactttcagttataagataaataagttctgaggatctaatgtacagcatggttacTATAGTTAAGTTCGGTATTACATagttgaaagttgctgagagtagatcttaagcattctcaccacaaaaaaaaagtcagctatGAGGTGATGGAAGTGTTAAATATCTTTATCTTGGTAATCATTCCACAGTGTATATCAATCAAACCAtcatgatgtacactttaaatatacaggATTAATTTTGTCAACTATTCCTCAATAAACTGGGGGGACACAATCTCTATTATGAGATAACTTTCCTTTAATACTTTTGaaaaactgttttatttatttatttggctgtgctgggtctttgctgTGACATGTggtttagttgcggcatgaggaatctttagttgtggcacgtgggatctagttccctgaccagggatcaaacctgggccccctgcattgggagcacggagtcttagtctctggaccaccagggaagtcccagtactttttttccaataattttataattccaGTTTTTACATAAATACTTGATCCATGGGATTTATTTTGGTGTGGTGAAAGAGATAACAATCCAGCTCTGATTCTCCTCCCCAACAATGGTTAGTCAATTGCCTAAGGCCATTTACtaaataattatctttttctcATTGACTGGAAATTCTACCTTTATTCCAACCATTACTGATATATATGAGATCTATTTCTGGGTCCCCCTCTGTTCCATGGCTCTGCCTATAGCTATATCGCTCACACTTAGTGTAGACATagaatatgttttaatatctgaCAGGACTATTCTTATTTATGCTTATTCATCTGTATAAACACTATAATCACAGTTTGTCAAAATAAttatggttttaatatttttcttagaataaagttagatttaaaagttaatttaggAATAACTGAGAGCCAAAAATACTTAGTGTCCCCATTCAAGTCCTCTTTTATGCCATTTAataatactttaacattttcttcatctctatgtTCCACATTTCTTGCTAGACTTATTTCTAGATAATCTATTTTTTTGTTAcaattataaatgaattttttctcccattatatTCTCTAGCTGTGTATAGGGATATAGGAAAGCTATTAAGTTTTATCTTATATTTATAGCCATTTTACTTAATTGCCTTTTTGTTTGTGGCAGTCTTTTTCAATTGATTCTTTTCAGTATTCAGGTGTATCATAGGTGAGTCATAATTCCTATTCCTTCTGTTCAATTTTTATAGTTCACCTTCTTTTTTCTAACCTCACTGGCTAATAGCTTCAGAAACTACTAAAGTAGTGGTGATAGTCaccatatttgtatttttcttgatatTAATGTTCCCAATCAAATATTAGGCAGTCTTCTTGCTtgagatatatattttatcatggTAAAGTATCTATTCCAATTTTAATCAATACTGTACATAGAatattatcaaattttttttagcaataaacagtgagagcaaaatattaaaaagttaaaaaattgtcCTTGGCTTTACAATgacaaatgaaaaacattaaaattctccAAACTATGCAAAGATTTTTACACTATTGTTTTCTTGTTAAACAGtgagaacaaaatacaaaaaagttacaaaataactTTTTCAACATTTATGAGATAATCATAAGACTTTCTTGGCCCtcataaaatacagaatttaatattaaatattaattaaatattattaatataatattaaaccATGCTTGTAGCTAGAATCCAGAGACATTGATAGAAAAGTATAACATATCTAAATGGAGTTTGTACCaaaaatgctattattttatttaggattttgcATCAGTATTCCTAAATGAGAATCGTTTATAGCAGTAGCCTGTGAACTTTTTATGTAAGgagccaaatagtaaatattttagactttgtaagCCACAAACATGGCttttgcatacttttttttttaacaatcctttaaaactgtaaaaatcattcttagcttgTGAGCTGTACAACATAGGCCATGGCCCCAGATTTGGCCTAATGCAATAGTTTGCCAACAACAGAAGTTTTCTTATATTGTGCTGGCTTCATAAAAATAactaatgaaatattaaatttacCCTTTCTTTGAAAGATATATTGACTAGAAACAATTTAATATCATGAGAAAGTTGGTACCATATTTAAGAAAGGAGTTAGGACTTCTAGCAtatcaacttttagttttattgaaacGCACGTCACCAGTTGCAtcacataaaataaatgtcagtgatcataaaatatatatatagtaaaaaaaaaaccaaagtgctCAAGGAGCTGAATTAGGCCTAAGCTATAGCCGCTGcaataatatttataatcaaGTCTGCTGAAAGAAATCTGGTACAGCTGTGAAGAGTGGGTATCAATGTGCTCCCCCATGAGGAAGCGGAAGTCCTGaaaacacagccacagagagTGGCACCTACCTCCATGCTTCCCAGCTGGTCTGCAGACCCTTCTCGGTAGGTGTTTAGGTACCCATCCACCAGGGTAGTTAGGTCAGACATCATTTCATCCAGTAGTACCAAGCGAAGGGGGAGCAGGTAGGTAGCTTCCAGGGCCAAAATTTTCAACAAAGAGGGTGAAAGAGGTCGTGTGAACCACAATTCTGGGTTTTCCTAGAGACACCAAAATAATCTTCTCTGAATAGTAagcaaaactttaaagaaaataatggttTATCTAAGCACTGCTTAACTTAAATCACCATTACTGTCATTTTCTTCAATTATTACCTTCTACTTTCACACTATGGCTAGGCTTCTGAGAACatacacgcacgcacgcacacacacatatacacacacttattGTGTGTATACAGTGAGTATGTGTATGTGACGGGGTAAAGATgtagtggagggagggagggaaggaagggggcatcagaggggagaaagagagaaacagagatacaTAAATCAGGGCTTCTCATTCAAAACTGGAGGCAGCAGGACTGATTATACAGCCAAAATTGCAGCCAATATGGTCATGACCTAAGTTTGCATGCAAGGCTATTAGAAGCTGAAGAAAATCCATCTTACTTTGGGAGAAATAATTGGCATTTTTGTTCCATTGCTTTAATCCAAATTCCCAATAAAATCCCCACTTGTCCaacttgaaaatttatttcagagTACTTTTTAATTGATAACCAACAAATCTAGATGCTGGCTTTTTTCCACTTGGGACCACAAACTGTTCCCATTTGGAACAACTACGATTTTGGCAACGTTCATATGCTTACATAGCAGCTGTCATTTCTCTATGGGACGTGCTTTAATACTCACCCGaatccatttttgtttctcttctagaAAGGAGAGATATTTAGGGGCTATTTTAAGGTGTCTGATTAAACTCTCCTGTAAAGTACTAATGCAGTTTGGAAGAAAGCCACCTGTTTCCATGGAAAATTGAAGGACATCTGCTACctgtggcattaaaaaaaaacagaccagTCTGTAGAATATATACAGAGAGCTATCTCACAACAGAAATAGTAcaaatacatttagaaaaacatctttaaataccattttccCCAAGGACGCACGTGACAGACAATGCCATCAGAAAATTTAAAGTTGTTAGGTTAACTTATTCTGAaacactagggaaaaaaaagaaaaagaaaaaggatcacCCAACTTTAATGTTTCcctattttcttttccacttctttTATTTCCCTGCCTTATGGTTATTTATTACTCTTTGGTGCCGTTAAGGGCTGGGGAAAGGAagataaaattaaagaattactTCTACTTATTAGCAACTCAAAGTTTTGGTAaggaaagataataaaattaagaattggAATCATTATTTGTGTGTGGTGGGCTAAATAATGGCCCCAAAAGATATCCACATCCTAATACCTGGACCTGTGAATGTTATCTTAAATGGCAAAATGGACTCTGCAGCTGTGATTTGTTAAGGATACTGAGATAGGGAGATTAACttgaattatccaggtgggccctcaGTGTAATCACAAGTATTCTtatgaggcagagggagattttacTACAgtcagagaaggtgatgtgaggATGAAAGCAGACATTGGAGTGATGCACTCTGAAGATGGAAGGAGCCACAAGCCAAAGAATACAGGTGAAAgctgaaaaggcaaggaaagcGATTGTtctctcagagcctccagaagaaaccagccctgctgacaccttgactttcaCCCAAATGATTTCAGatgtctggcctccagaactgtaagagtaAACTtatgttttaagccacaaaatttGTGGTGATTAgttacaacagcaataggaaaataatacattGTGTTAAAGGAAGGCAAATTGAAATAACTCTGAATTCCTGCTTCTTGCACtatgaaaatctgaaaagaaaaacatgggaAGATATGCCAATGTCTTCATTAGACAACATACATGGGGTCTAATCAAGAAGCTTGACAGCCTGAAGGGAACAATAAGCAATTCTCTTACATTCTGTATTCAGCACAGACGCAAGCTCTGTGTAGTGAACGCTCTTGAAAGAAGACCCAAAGGAACATGTAAATGAGAGAAGTGGCACAAAGTTCATTACAAGCAGATACATAAAGAGTAAACTTAAACCACATACAATAACAGAGTTGAACTTTCAGgaattttcattcaaaaataattgGCTAACTCATTATTTTAATCCCTCTCCAAAGACTCTAGGTTAATATATTCAAGATCTCCCTTTCATGGCATTAACCTAGAAGACTAGAAGAACTTAAAGAATACATAATGAAAACTAGTGGTTTTATGGCTCTCACAGCCAAACCAGAAACCCAGATCAGTTCTAAGATCTAGTATAGTCTAggaatttctcatttctttaggtCCTTTAGATCAGAGAAAAACCACTTATCTTCAGGCTATTTGGCGCCAGAATAGGCTTTGGGGGCACATCTAGGACAACCTGCATCCCTGAGCTAGATGCCAATTAGCCATTACCCTTGACTGATACGTATGTGGTAAAGGCATAGACATGACTGTTCACCTCACAGTAAGAGTGCATGTCAGATTTCCAAATGACCCCAAAATTGTTAGAGTTTCTGAATGCTATAGAGTATGGAGCTTGCTTCTTATGTGAAAAATTCTGGAgcaaaatgaaggggaaaaacccTAAATACTTATAAGTAATTTTTCTGCAGTGCTTCTACAGTTCACCAAATGTTCTCACATATTGTAAAAACATCTTACATGAGAAGTAGGCAGGAATgaggcacacacaaaaaagagttTCAATCATTCATCAGACAAAGCCTATTTTCTACAGGAGCCACATACACTGGATTGACTCTAGTGCTTCCCTGCATGTACCTGGGTGTCAAAGACATTATTCAGCAAAATTCCATACTGATGAGAAAGGCAATCGGAAAGCCAACGACAATCATGGATAACCTAAGGAATCAGAAGACAAAGAGTTATTAGAACCTGGCTGTTATTCTTACTAGCAGAGGAATCAACTTACACACTCACCTTCAGAATTCTCTTGTCTTCTAATACCATTTGAAGTCCATTGTTGAAAGCACGACTTCCCAGAAGGAAAATGTCAAATAAGTAAACTCGGCTATTTGTGGCCACCTACAACACACCATCCAGACACACATAAGAAAGAACTAGGGAAGGGGATCTGAGGATCAAGAaaggcatttgaaaaatatttaacatccTCATCTTTAAAGTAAACAACTGGTACTCActgattcttgcttctttttaaatttatcttaagtaagaaaaacaaaacacaaaaacactatCCCTGtgattttcaaaaggaaagaaaaggacaagCTAGTGGTTTAgcctttagctttaaaaaaaaaaaaagttttaagtctCCCTAATATCCAGCGATTATAGGTTTAAGGGGAACGAACAATATTTCACTCTCAATAACACAAAATGCTATTTCTCTGAGTTCCATAACATGCATGATTGTGTTAGGTGTTACATAAAATTACTAAATTACTCATAAGAGAAGATCCCTGTCCTCTAGCAGTTTAAAACAGGCAACAAATACACTGGCACAAATGGCAGGATgtgaaatactgccattttgATCAATTTTATGCAATTATAAGTATTCTAGATTGTTTCTGACCATAAAAGTCACAAAGGCCATACAGC from the Hippopotamus amphibius kiboko isolate mHipAmp2 chromosome 2, mHipAmp2.hap2, whole genome shotgun sequence genome contains:
- the EXD1 gene encoding piRNA biogenesis protein EXD1 isoform X3, with product MDTVEDEVLNTSKPAPPAPAAPATSLLNNLKYSPSEEEEVTYTVIDQFQQKFGAAMLHIKKQVVLSVAAEGANVCRHGKLCWLQVATNSRVYLFDIFLLGSRAFNNGLQMVLEDKRILKVIHDCRWLSDCLSHQYGILLNNVFDTQVADVLQFSMETGGFLPNCISTLQESLIRHLKIAPKYLSFLEEKQKWIRENPELWFTRPLSPSLLKILALEATYLLPLRLVLLDEMMSDLTTLVDGYLNTYREGSADQLGSMEPTCMELPEELLQLKDFQRQRRERAAKEYRVNAQGLLIRTVLQPKKSVTETAGKEGKVRGFLLYKNSRLDKAPNFTSHEDENLLKEESKSKQTTTEPQHLPPIKEEVSEDSSNKRICPESEGFKDQRITQKEYLKIPKQEFQTNLSLKEEIEQLLMVENKEDLKCTKQDVSVSPSLPQETRVSPSDIFHPFRKAVLPTLPPCPALEKTDSWMNPESPNLP
- the EXD1 gene encoding piRNA biogenesis protein EXD1 isoform X2 — encoded protein: MDPSSDYHFLNQILWRRVKLTLVSGIFEGVLQHVDANKIVVLKKVKNVETGHSVPGVKMFFGHEIVNVELLDEEEQGAVREKASSISLSTERTRMDTVEDEVLNTSKPAPPAPAAPATSLLNNLKYSPSEEEEVTYTVIDQFQQKFGAAMLHIKKQVVLSVAAEGANVCRHGKLCWLQVIHDCRWLSDCLSHQYGILLNNVFDTQVADVLQFSMETGGFLPNCISTLQESLIRHLKIAPKYLSFLEEKQKWIRENPELWFTRPLSPSLLKILALEATYLLPLRLVLLDEMMSDLTTLVDGYLNTYREGSADQLGSMEPTCMELPEELLQLKDFQRQRRERAAKEYRVNAQGLLIRTVLQPKKSVTETAGKEGKVRGFLLYKNSRLDKAPNFTSHEDENLLKEESKSKQTTTEPQHLPPIKEEVSEDSSNKRICPESEGFKDQRITQKEYLKIPKQEFQTNLSLKEEIEQLLMVENKEDLKCTKQDVSVSPSLPQETRVSPSDIFHPFRKAVLPTLPPCPALEKTDSWMNPESPNLP
- the EXD1 gene encoding piRNA biogenesis protein EXD1 isoform X1, with amino-acid sequence MDPSSDYHFLNQILWRRVKLTLVSGIFEGVLQHVDANKIVVLKKVKNVETGHSVPGVKMFFGHEIVNVELLDEEEQGAVREKASSISLSTERTRMDTVEDEVLNTSKPAPPAPAAPATSLLNNLKYSPSEEEEVTYTVIDQFQQKFGAAMLHIKKQVVLSVAAEGANVCRHGKLCWLQVATNSRVYLFDIFLLGSRAFNNGLQMVLEDKRILKVIHDCRWLSDCLSHQYGILLNNVFDTQVADVLQFSMETGGFLPNCISTLQESLIRHLKIAPKYLSFLEEKQKWIRENPELWFTRPLSPSLLKILALEATYLLPLRLVLLDEMMSDLTTLVDGYLNTYREGSADQLGSMEPTCMELPEELLQLKDFQRQRRERAAKEYRVNAQGLLIRTVLQPKKSVTETAGKEGKVRGFLLYKNSRLDKAPNFTSHEDENLLKEESKSKQTTTEPQHLPPIKEEVSEDSSNKRICPESEGFKDQRITQKEYLKIPKQEFQTNLSLKEEIEQLLMVENKEDLKCTKQDVSVSPSLPQETRVSPSDIFHPFRKAVLPTLPPCPALEKTDSWMNPESPNLP